Part of the Niallia alba genome is shown below.
GACATTGCCTTTTGCAGAATGGGCACCTTCTACATAGTGGAAGGATATGAATTAGCAATAGACTTTTTAAATAATAACCTTGTGAGGGAGGACAAATAAAATGAACCAACAACCAATTCAAAATCCTGAGGCACAAGTTCCAAAAACGCCACAAATGAATGACCGCGATTATACTAATGATCTGCTTTCAACAGAAAAATATATGACTGACTCTTATTCAACAGCCTTAAATGAAGCTAGTAATGAACCACTATATCAAGATTTATTAGCGATTTTTACAGAAACACAAAATATGCAAAGAGAATTGTATGATTTAATGTTTCAAAAAGGTTGGTATAAGCTTGAAGCTGCTGAGCAACAAAAGCTTCAGCAGTCTTATCAGCAATTTAAAGGATATAGCAACCAATTCCCATACGGAAATACGAATATCCAGTAACCCTATTTCCATCATACCACCCAAACGACATCGTACAGGTGGTATGATTTTTTTACGCTTTGTCCAGTTCTCCTTATAGCATATGTTTTCACTCTCGATTTTGTTTGCTCATCTCGTTCATTTTTTTTATTTCAATAATAATTTGAATAATCGTTTGTTTGCCATCTGGGAATTTAGCATTCCAATGCTTCACTAAGCCTGGCATATTTTTCGACATAAAAGTATAGAGCATCCATACTTGCACTTTTTCTTTTAACTCGTCATCCTCCTCTCCAAGTAGTAATTCCGTATAATTACTTAACAAAGAATCAAATTCCGCCATAAATTTTTCATTCATTTTTTATTTTCCTCCTTACTATTTGCGTTGACAACGATAATAAATTGTTTTATTATAAGATTACACTTAATGATAATGATTATCAATATCATTAACTTCCCATATTGATATTCTTTCCTTTTCTTACCCCCTCATTTTAAGAATCGAGAAAGAATAAACGAAAAGAGGCTGCTCCCTGTCAGCCTCTTTTTGTCGTAAAAGTTAAAACGATTATTCATCGCTTGAAAACATATACTTTTTATAATGATATCTAATCGAAAAAATCAATCCCATTGATAGCATATTCCCCATTAAAGAACTACCACCGTAGCTGATGAAAGGGAGTGGAATTCCTGTAATCGGCAGAATACCTACTGTCATCCCAATATTTTGGAAAACATGAAAGCAAAGCATACTAATGATTCCAACACTCATACAAGTATAAAATGAATTTTTTGTTTCTAATGCTACTTTTGTAATATGGTAAATAAGCAGAAAAAACAAACTGATAATAATGCTAGCACCTATAAACCCAAACTCTTCTCCAACTACGCTGAAAATAAAGTCCGTATGATTCTCTGGAAGCACTACTTCACTAGTACCAATTCCCTTCCCTGTCGTTTGTCCAGATCCGATTGCCAGTAAGGATTGTGTTAAATGATAGCCTGTTGTGCTTTGATACGTATATGGATCCAACCAAGAATAGATTCTTCCCATTTGATATTCCTTTACGCCAAAGTACGCTGTAATCCAATCAGGATGCCAAATGACAAGATAAAGAACTGCTGTAGCAATAACAGCAAAGCTTGAGAAAATAGGCATTAATATCTTCCAAGAGATACCAGAGATAAAAACCATTCCTAGCATAATAGCGAGAAATACTAAGGATGTTCCTAAGTCAGGTTGCAGCATTACTAGAAATAACGGAAGTGCTGTTACACATCCAATTTTGAATAAAAGAAAAAAGTCACTTTCTATCGTCTTTACGATATATTTTTCTTGATGATCCACAATTAATCGGGAGAGCGCTAGTACTAAAAACACTTTAACAAATTCAGATGGCTGCAGGGAAAAACCAGGTAATGTAAACCAGCTTTTTGCACCATTAATTTCTCGGGCAATACTTTCTGGTGCCAAAATAAGTAATATTAATAAGACAAGACCAAATGCATATAAATACCAAGTCAGTTTTTTTAACTGATCCGAATCTAAACGAATCACTCCAATGATAATTCCTATACCAACTCCATAAAACAAAACTTGCTTTAACACATAAGATGAATTTGCTCCATATATAGCAATAAGACTTGTTAAACATAAAAGCATTAATATTAGAACAAGTGTATAATCTATTTTCGATGAATTTTTTGGGGACATATTGTCATTGCTCCTTGTTCAGTAAAACTTTTAACAGTAGGCTATTATTTTTCACTCTAAAAATATCAATTTTTTCCATTTGTATTTACACTAAATGAATAACATAATTCACATATTTACAATTCTTCATTATATTTGTATTTGCATAAAATAACAACTTTCGACAATCATTTTCGTAAAATTAATTATTTTGATTCCTAACTTTAACCAAATTGAATGAAAACTGTTTAAATTGTCATAAAATGAAACTTCCATCAGTGGGACTTTTCCTTCATCCCCTACTGATGGTTAGTTGAACCATTCGGACCTTTACTTACAGTTTATCTCCTACCTATCTTCCTCGAATTCTCATAATCTCATGGTTGAGTCTTACTGTCCATTAATACGGGAATAAAACGATTCATTTTTATTCTCCCCCAAAAAAAGAGAATGATCAAAAGAGTTTATCTCCAGAAAATGTTTCTGGGAGATATTAACTGTCTCTTTTAATCATTCTTTTTTATTTGGCTGTTTTCGTAAAGTTTGTTGCGATTCCCCGCAGCCGGAATGCACTTCGCTTTCCGTAGGGCTAAGCTTAAGCCTCCTCAGCTTTGCCTCCGGGGTGTCTCAGACTGTCTCGCTAATCCCCGTGGCGTCTACGTGTATTCCGGCTGATCCATTATTCCAACTAGTTCTTTTTTTCGATTGAAAAATAACAATCCTTTAGAAAACAGCCTTTTATTTAAACTTTTTCTTTTCTAGGCACTTTCATTTACATGAATTGTTTTTGTTAATTCCACTAAATCATCAGCAATTTTAGCTAAAGATTTCGTGGAGGAAGTTATTTCTTCAATCGCAGCTAATTGTTCTTGGGAAGCTTCTGATACGTTCATGGAATTTTGACTGTTTTCCTTCGCAATACCAGTAACTTGATCTACAGATCCTGCGACCTCGACTATATTTGTCGAAATCTTATTGGCAGCCTCTAGAATATTTTTCATTTGGTCACTCATTGTTAACATAGATTCAGAAATAATCGTAAACTTTTCTTTTGTATCATTGGTGATATTAATCCCATCTTTTACTTCTTCTGTTACTCTTTTCATCGTTTTAACGGAAGAAAGAGTATCTTTTTGAATTTCATTTACTAATACAGCAATTTGCTTAGCAGACTCATTGGATTGCTCAGCCAACTTCCTTACTTCTTCTGCTACTACCGCAAAACCTTTGCCCGCCTCACCAGCTCTTGCTGCCTCAATGGCCGCATTTAATGCCAATAGATTTGTCTGATCAGCAATTTCCGTTATAACATTTAAGAACTGACCAATTTCTTGGGAACGCTCCTGTAATAATACGATGGAGTTATTAGACTCTTTCACTGAATTTTGGATTAAGCTCATTTGAGTTACAGTGTTATCCACAACTGCTTGTCCTTCTTTTGCTTTCAAAACAGTATTATTTGTACTTTTCACCATTTCTTCTGTATTCTTCGTAATATCTTTAATTTCGTCATTAACAACAGCTACTGCATCAACTATAAATTCCATTCCTTTTGTTTGTTCTTCAGAACCAGCTGCAACACTTTGAATAGCGGAAGAAATTTGCTCCGATACATAGCTTGTTTCCACTGTATTGGCAGTTAGCTTTTCAGCAGAAGTATTTATGTGTTCCGATGTTTCATTTACTTTCTGAACTAAGTTTCTAATAAATTCTTTCATCAAAATAAATTCATCTGTTAATTGGCCAATTTCATCATTGGAAGTCTTGTTAATTTCGATATCTAATTCGCCTTCTGTAATCTTCTTTGTAGAATGCAATAATTTTTTTAGTGGAGAGATGATAATTCGTTGCGTAAATAAAGCAACAATAACAGTTACAAAAACTAGATTAATGATAGTATTTACAAAAATACTGAATTCTGGAGGAATCATCCCAAATTCTCTTATCATTTCATGAAGCTTAAAGGAGATCATTGTGCTAAATAATGTAGCAAAAAATATGATGACAATCATTTTTGTTCTTAAACTACGAAAAATTCTATATTTCTTCATAAAAATATTCCTTCCTGACCTTTTATAGTTCTTTATACCCTATCATTCTTATTACCATCCCACTTTTTTATTTATAAATATTTATATCGTGATAAAAGATTCATAAATCCAAATAACTTTTCACAAAAAATAGTGGTTTATACCTATTTTACAAAAGATAATTGTTTTAAGCAATTTTAAACGTAAATAAAAAAAGAGGTATAGCCAAACGAACGGCTATACCCAAAGTGAGAGGAGGTTATGGGGTTACGGTATAAAGAATATAACTGTGTATTCAGCTTCTAAGAAGGTGATACAAGCTATTCTTTATACTTATTAGATATGCTTTTTTGCAAAAACAGTGAGGGCTTATCCCCCTTTATCTATAAAAAAGGGCAATCATCCTTTCGCGGTAGTATATTTCCTATTCTCTACATATATTAAAATATATGAATAGCGGAAAGAAGGTTCAAAATGAAAAATACCTTATATGTAAACTCCATCATCTATTGCTGTCTATTGACCATCTTCACAACGTTTCTTTTCTATGCCATGACTGGTTTGTCGGTTTACACCATTGCTTCCTTGATTTCAGGAGTAATCGTAGCTTTCTTCAGTTTATTAGAAGAGGAGGTCATACATAAGAAAATTCACGATGAACAATAATTTACTTTTTTCAAAAAGGCTGTTTTCGTAAAGTTTGTCGTGATTACCGGCAGTCAGAATACACTTCGCTTTCCGTGGGGGTCTCAAGCTGTCTCGCTAATTCCGGTGGCGTCTTCGTGTATTCCGGCTGCTCCATTTTTCCAACTAATTCTTTTTCTTATTGAAAAAACAACAATCCTTTAAAACAGCCTTCAAAAAAAATAATCAAGTTATGTATAAAAAAAGAAAAAGGGGTCCACAATGATACTACAAAGTGTAATTCCCCCTTTTGTTTTAGAGTTGTTACGGAAACAAATCTCCTTACCGAGATTCCTTAACAACTCTTTTTTTATTGAATTAATTGTAGAAATTGCTGCGTTCTTGCTTCTTTAGGTGCAGAAAAGATAGCCTGTGGATTTCCTTTTTCCACAATATATCCACCATCCATAAAAATTACTTCATCTGCAACTTCTCGTGCAAATTTCATCTCATGTGTAACGATAATCATTGTCATGCCCTCATTAGCAAGTTGTTTTATTACTTTTAATACTTCGCCAACAAGCTCTGGGTCCAGGGCAGAAGTTGGTTCATCAAACAACATTACTTCTGGGTCCATTGCAAGTGCTCTCGCAATGCCAACACGCTGTTGCTGGCCCCCTGATAATTGAAATGGGTAGTAATCGATTTTGTCACCGAGTCCCACTTTATTCAATAAGTCAGCCGCGATACTTCTCGCCTTTTCCTTTGATTGCTTTTTCACTGTGATTGGACCTTCCATCACATTTTCAATTGCTGTTTTATGTGGGAAAAGATTATAGCTTTGAAAAACCATACCGGTTAATTTCCGAAAATCTGTGACAGCTTTCTTCGTTACTTTTTTCGAAAAATCCAATTGTTTATTTTCAATCGTAATATGACCAGTCGTTGGCGTTTCCAAAATGTTTAAGCAACGAAGCATCGTCGTTTTTCCCGAACCAGACGGTCCGATAACAACGATTACTTTCCCTTTTTCCACTTCAAGATTAATGTCCTTTAGTACTTGTAAATCACCAAAATGTTTAGACAACCCCTTGATCGAAATCATACTGTACACTCCTTTCTATGTCGTTTATCTTTCTGGACAATGGAAGTTCCCTTTTACTTACTTAAATGACGTCCGAATCGATTTTCCAGTCCCTGCTGAATAATAGAAAGAGGGAAACAAATGAGCCAATACAAGAAGGCAACCTCTGAATATAACAGTAGAAATTCATAATTAGTGCTTGCAATTTCTTGTGCTTTTCGAAACATTTCTGTCACCAGAATTAAGGCTGCTAAAGACGAATCTTTGATTAAACTTATAAATGTATTCGACAATGGAGGAATCGAAACGCGAGCGGCCTGTGGCAAAATAATTCGCTTTAAATTTTGAACATAGCTCATTCCGATGGAATAACCAGCCTCCCATTGACCATTAGGAATGCTTAAAATGGAGCCTCTCACTATTTCTGATCCATACGCTCCTACACTTAAGGAAAAACCTATAATTGCTGCTACAAACGGTTCAAGGGTAATACCAACATTCGGCAGCCCATAAAAAATAATGAATAACTGAACAAGTAAAGGTGTTCCACGAATGATGGAAACATAAATGCCAGCAATAATTTGCAAAATTTTAATACTTGATAATCTAGCTAAAGCGGTTAGAACAGCTAAAATTAGCCCAATAATAAAGGAAATAATCGATAGTGGTATCGTATATAAAATAGCCCCCTTCACCAAAGGGAGAAGGGAACTAACTGCAATATCATAATATCGCTGAAATGCTTCTGGGTCTGTGAAGATATTATTTAAGTACATCTTCTCCGAACCATTTCTCAGATATTGATTTATACGTACCATCGTCAATCATTTCTTGTAACGCTTTATTTACCGCTTCTACTAACGTATCATTTCCTTGTCTAAACATTAAACCACTTTGAGCTACATCATCAGCAGTATCAGCAATCACAACTTTTGTATCTGGCTTTTGCTTTTTAAAATCTAAGAAAGACAATTTATCATTAATTGTTACATCTACTCGTTTAGAGTTCAATAGTTCAATCGCTTGATTAAATCCATCTACCCCCACTAACTCTGCCCCGTTAGTTTTTGCTATTTCTGCGTAATTACTTGTTAATGACTGTGCTGACTTCAATCCTTTAATATCTTTAAAGCTTTTCACATCTGAATCTTCTCTCGTAATAAGAACAGCAGCAGAAGAAATATATGGATCAGAGAAAGCATATTTCGCTTTTCTTTCATCATTTATCCCTACTTGGTTTGCAATCATATCGAATCGCTTTGCATCAAGACCAGCAAACATTGCATCCCATTGCGTTTCTTTAAATTCAGCTTCGACACCTAAACGTTTCGCAACCTCTTGTGCAATTTCCACATCAAAACCAGTCAACGTTCCTGAATTATCATGAAAAGTGAAGGGAGGATATGTACCTTCCGTACCAACTACTAATTTTCCATTTTCTTTAATTTGTGCTAATAAATCTGTGTTATTATCAGCATTTTTATCTGCAGAATCATTTGATTGATTATCTGATTTACTACCACAAGCTGCTAAAACAATGGTAAGACTCAATAATATACTTAATAATATACTTAATTTTTTCATATTATTCCTCCTAATTCCGATAAGACTTGTCAGCAATTGCTATCATATTATATGGGAATACCTTTTGTCAAAGCTTTCATTCTCCTTTTTAT
Proteins encoded:
- a CDS encoding FtsW/RodA/SpoVE family cell cycle protein; the protein is MSPKNSSKIDYTLVLILMLLCLTSLIAIYGANSSYVLKQVLFYGVGIGIIIGVIRLDSDQLKKLTWYLYAFGLVLLILLILAPESIAREINGAKSWFTLPGFSLQPSEFVKVFLVLALSRLIVDHQEKYIVKTIESDFFLLFKIGCVTALPLFLVMLQPDLGTSLVFLAIMLGMVFISGISWKILMPIFSSFAVIATAVLYLVIWHPDWITAYFGVKEYQMGRIYSWLDPYTYQSTTGYHLTQSLLAIGSGQTTGKGIGTSEVVLPENHTDFIFSVVGEEFGFIGASIIISLFFLLIYHITKVALETKNSFYTCMSVGIISMLCFHVFQNIGMTVGILPITGIPLPFISYGGSSLMGNMLSMGLIFSIRYHYKKYMFSSDE
- a CDS encoding methyl-accepting chemotaxis protein, giving the protein MKKYRIFRSLRTKMIVIIFFATLFSTMISFKLHEMIREFGMIPPEFSIFVNTIINLVFVTVIVALFTQRIIISPLKKLLHSTKKITEGELDIEINKTSNDEIGQLTDEFILMKEFIRNLVQKVNETSEHINTSAEKLTANTVETSYVSEQISSAIQSVAAGSEEQTKGMEFIVDAVAVVNDEIKDITKNTEEMVKSTNNTVLKAKEGQAVVDNTVTQMSLIQNSVKESNNSIVLLQERSQEIGQFLNVITEIADQTNLLALNAAIEAARAGEAGKGFAVVAEEVRKLAEQSNESAKQIAVLVNEIQKDTLSSVKTMKRVTEEVKDGINITNDTKEKFTIISESMLTMSDQMKNILEAANKISTNIVEVAGSVDQVTGIAKENSQNSMNVSEASQEQLAAIEEITSSTKSLAKIADDLVELTKTIHVNESA
- a CDS encoding spore coat protein; amino-acid sequence: MNQQPIQNPEAQVPKTPQMNDRDYTNDLLSTEKYMTDSYSTALNEASNEPLYQDLLAIFTETQNMQRELYDLMFQKGWYKLEAAEQQKLQQSYQQFKGYSNQFPYGNTNIQ
- a CDS encoding DUF2573 family protein, whose amino-acid sequence is MNEKFMAEFDSLLSNYTELLLGEEDDELKEKVQVWMLYTFMSKNMPGLVKHWNAKFPDGKQTIIQIIIEIKKMNEMSKQNRE
- a CDS encoding amino acid ABC transporter substrate-binding protein, coding for MKKLSILLSILLSLTIVLAACGSKSDNQSNDSADKNADNNTDLLAQIKENGKLVVGTEGTYPPFTFHDNSGTLTGFDVEIAQEVAKRLGVEAEFKETQWDAMFAGLDAKRFDMIANQVGINDERKAKYAFSDPYISSAAVLITREDSDVKSFKDIKGLKSAQSLTSNYAEIAKTNGAELVGVDGFNQAIELLNSKRVDVTINDKLSFLDFKKQKPDTKVVIADTADDVAQSGLMFRQGNDTLVEAVNKALQEMIDDGTYKSISEKWFGEDVLK
- a CDS encoding amino acid ABC transporter permease, translating into MYLNNIFTDPEAFQRYYDIAVSSLLPLVKGAILYTIPLSIISFIIGLILAVLTALARLSSIKILQIIAGIYVSIIRGTPLLVQLFIIFYGLPNVGITLEPFVAAIIGFSLSVGAYGSEIVRGSILSIPNGQWEAGYSIGMSYVQNLKRIILPQAARVSIPPLSNTFISLIKDSSLAALILVTEMFRKAQEIASTNYEFLLLYSEVAFLYWLICFPLSIIQQGLENRFGRHLSK
- a CDS encoding amino acid ABC transporter ATP-binding protein; translated protein: MISIKGLSKHFGDLQVLKDINLEVEKGKVIVVIGPSGSGKTTMLRCLNILETPTTGHITIENKQLDFSKKVTKKAVTDFRKLTGMVFQSYNLFPHKTAIENVMEGPITVKKQSKEKARSIAADLLNKVGLGDKIDYYPFQLSGGQQQRVGIARALAMDPEVMLFDEPTSALDPELVGEVLKVIKQLANEGMTMIIVTHEMKFAREVADEVIFMDGGYIVEKGNPQAIFSAPKEARTQQFLQLIQ